One window from the genome of Pieris napi chromosome 3, ilPieNapi1.2, whole genome shotgun sequence encodes:
- the LOC125063315 gene encoding chymotrypsin-1-like produces the protein MKKIILFLGLIGVAVGKRDIQQTILGGQDAPEGLANWQASIRFGYWQHNCGASVLNERWLLTAAHCMYSYGQYLSMLSVVVGTNHLRSGGQRYNLESYILHENYNPSTQANDLCLLKTTTPIVYNDKVQPAVMPTQETPPGSNLMLTGWGEMGTDGDIPDNLQMLNFTSIGTNECDQKYKEFYGKRGKSFPITDKQLCMTAKQGTGGCKGDSGGPIVKDLSLVGVVSVGVVPCGYGVPEVSTNVIKYVPWIKQHTGM, from the exons atgaaaaaaatcatCCTATTTTTGGGCCTCATCGGAGTAGCTGTGG GCAAAAGAGATATACAACAAACTATCCTTGGCGGGCAGGATGCTCCCGAAGGATTAGCTAACTGGCAGGCGTCTATAAGATTCGGTTATTGGCAACACAATTGCGGCGCTAGTGTCCTCAATGAAAGATGGCTTTTAACTGCTGCTCACTGCATGTACAG TTACGGGCAATATCTATCAATGTTGAGCGTGGTGGTCGGTACCAACCATCTTAGATCGGGAGGTCAAAGATACAACCTCGAGTCGTACATACTTCACGAGAACTACAACCCTTCGACTCAGGCCAACGACCtgtgtttattaaaaacaactaCACCAATCGTTTACAACGATAAAGTTCAACCAGCCGTAATGCCAACCCAGGAAACGCCACCCGGCTCCAACCTCATGTTGACTGGATGGGGAGAAATGGGA ACTGATGGCGACATTCCCGATAATCTGCAAATGTTAAACTTCACATCTATAGGCACCAATGAATGTGATCAGAAATACAAGGAATTCTACGGAAAACGTGGAAAGTCTTTCCCTATCACTGACAAACAGCTCTGTATGACTGCCAAGCAAGGGACCGGAGGATGTAAG GGAGACTCTGGTGGTCCCATCGTTAAAGATTTGTCGTTAGTTGGTGTCGTGTCTGTTGGTGTTGTACCCTGCGGCTATGGTGTACCAGAAGTGTCGACTAATGTGATCAAATACGTTCCTTGGATCAAGCAACATACGGGAATGTAA